A section of the Microbacterium sp. MM2322 genome encodes:
- a CDS encoding MFS transporter: protein MPRQGAIVAVLAIAGLASSFMFTLVVPIQAKLPELLNASREDTAWVVTATLLAAAVSTPIAGRLGDMYGKRRIVLILLGLLIAGSVIAALSPGIGGIIVGRALQGAVTGVVPLGISIMRDVLHEDRVDAAIALMSATLGVGGAVGMPVSAIITETSDWHVLFWMAAGLGVVVFILVALVVPASVLRTAGRFDFAGAAGLAVGLTGVLLAVSRGNTWGWTSPATLTLGIGGIVVLLVWGWFELRIKEPLLDLRVAARPAVLLTNLASVAMGFSLFASNVSYPQMLELPASVGGFGLTLFQASLIVMPAGLVMMVLSPFSGRLARTIGPRVLLIMGASALVVAYAYSLLWASEVWHLLVANLLIGVGIGFGYAGMPMLIMRSVPQHETGASNGLNALFRSLGTSIAAAVVGAVLAALTVDHGGVAVPSPDAFRLSFALGLGAAAAALAVALFIPQRRDPHEARPSLRS, encoded by the coding sequence ATGCCACGTCAGGGCGCGATCGTCGCCGTTCTGGCGATCGCGGGGCTCGCGTCCTCGTTCATGTTCACGCTCGTGGTGCCGATCCAGGCGAAGCTCCCGGAGCTCCTGAACGCCTCTCGCGAGGACACCGCCTGGGTCGTGACCGCGACCCTTCTCGCGGCTGCCGTCTCCACTCCGATCGCGGGCCGGCTCGGCGACATGTACGGCAAGCGCCGCATCGTCCTCATCCTGCTGGGGCTTCTCATCGCCGGCTCGGTGATCGCAGCGCTCTCCCCCGGGATCGGCGGGATCATCGTCGGACGAGCGCTGCAGGGCGCCGTCACGGGTGTCGTTCCGCTCGGCATCTCGATCATGCGCGATGTGCTGCACGAGGACCGAGTGGATGCCGCGATCGCCCTGATGTCCGCGACGCTCGGCGTCGGCGGCGCCGTCGGCATGCCTGTCAGCGCGATCATCACCGAGACGAGCGACTGGCACGTCCTGTTCTGGATGGCCGCAGGCCTCGGTGTCGTCGTCTTCATCCTCGTCGCGCTCGTCGTGCCGGCGAGCGTGCTCCGCACGGCGGGCCGCTTCGACTTCGCGGGAGCCGCGGGCCTGGCCGTCGGTCTCACAGGAGTGCTCCTCGCCGTGTCACGCGGCAACACGTGGGGCTGGACCTCGCCCGCCACCCTCACCCTCGGGATCGGCGGGATCGTCGTCCTGCTCGTCTGGGGCTGGTTCGAGCTGCGCATCAAGGAACCGCTCCTCGACCTGCGGGTCGCCGCCCGCCCGGCCGTGCTCCTGACGAACCTCGCGTCGGTCGCGATGGGCTTCTCGCTGTTCGCCTCGAACGTCTCGTACCCGCAGATGCTGGAGCTCCCGGCATCCGTCGGTGGATTCGGACTCACCCTCTTCCAGGCCAGCCTCATCGTCATGCCCGCGGGCCTCGTGATGATGGTGCTGTCGCCGTTCTCGGGGCGCCTCGCGCGCACCATCGGGCCGCGCGTGCTGCTCATCATGGGGGCCAGCGCCCTCGTCGTCGCCTACGCCTACTCGCTGCTGTGGGCGTCGGAGGTCTGGCACCTGCTGGTCGCCAACCTGCTCATCGGCGTCGGCATCGGGTTCGGCTACGCCGGGATGCCGATGCTGATCATGCGCTCCGTCCCGCAGCACGAGACCGGCGCCTCGAACGGCCTGAACGCCCTGTTCCGCTCGCTCGGAACCTCGATCGCCGCTGCCGTCGTCGGCGCGGTGCTCGCCGCGCTCACGGTCGACCACGGCGGCGTCGCCGTGCCGTCGCCGGACGCCTTCCGGCTCTCGTTCGCGCTCGGCCTCGGCGCCGCGGCGGCGGCCCTGGCGGTCGCGCTCTTCATCCCCCAGCGCCGCGACCCGCACGAGGCGCGGCCGAGCCTGCGCAGCTGA
- a CDS encoding MFS transporter, giving the protein MSTSTASIPTTATSAPRFPVGALLLLSLAVFVTVTAESLPAGLLPEMVTGLQTDPLGVGLLISVWALTVIVTSIPLARLTARFDRRLVAAGALAGFALANMATALAPTYEVAVATRIAGGVAHGLFWAIVIVYATSLLAPSHLGRGLALVTAGGTVATLAGLPAGALIAQLLSWRWSFGVLAGVALALAAVIALRLPRRAPEAVLPRAERPAGADASLRPIVLFAAAALVFALGQFATFTYVRPLLEVSAGAPEAQVPLLLFGYGAAGLVGVVVAGPLADRWPRGSLVAVLASLAVAFGILSFAADTPLMYVALAAWGFTIGAYFPLQQSMLMRIATDRTRTLASAGVVVTFNVGIAAGPWLGDLVGGADRPTGATALSGGAVLVALALVIAALAAGTRRRA; this is encoded by the coding sequence ATGAGCACGTCCACCGCCTCCATCCCCACGACGGCCACGTCCGCGCCGCGATTCCCCGTCGGAGCGCTCCTGCTCCTCAGCCTCGCGGTCTTCGTCACGGTCACGGCGGAGTCCCTGCCGGCCGGCCTGCTGCCCGAAATGGTCACAGGGCTGCAGACCGATCCGCTCGGCGTGGGCCTGCTCATCTCGGTATGGGCGCTGACGGTCATCGTCACGAGCATTCCGCTCGCTCGCCTGACCGCCCGCTTCGATCGGCGCCTCGTCGCCGCCGGCGCGCTCGCCGGCTTCGCCCTCGCGAACATGGCGACCGCCCTCGCCCCCACGTACGAGGTCGCCGTCGCGACCCGCATCGCTGGGGGCGTCGCGCACGGTCTCTTCTGGGCGATCGTCATCGTCTACGCGACCTCCCTCCTCGCGCCTTCCCACCTCGGCCGGGGGCTCGCCCTCGTGACCGCGGGCGGCACGGTCGCGACCCTCGCCGGCCTGCCCGCGGGCGCCCTCATCGCGCAGTTGCTGTCGTGGCGCTGGTCGTTCGGCGTCCTCGCTGGCGTGGCGCTCGCCTTGGCGGCGGTGATCGCGCTCCGGTTGCCGCGGCGCGCGCCCGAGGCCGTACTTCCGCGCGCCGAGCGCCCGGCGGGAGCGGATGCCTCGCTCCGCCCGATCGTGCTCTTCGCCGCGGCCGCCCTCGTTTTCGCGCTCGGACAGTTCGCGACCTTCACGTACGTCCGGCCCCTCCTCGAAGTCTCGGCGGGAGCGCCCGAGGCGCAGGTGCCGCTGCTGCTGTTCGGCTACGGCGCGGCGGGTCTCGTCGGTGTCGTCGTCGCGGGTCCACTCGCCGACCGCTGGCCGCGAGGTTCGCTCGTCGCCGTGCTCGCGAGCCTGGCGGTGGCGTTCGGCATCCTGAGCTTCGCCGCCGACACCCCGCTGATGTACGTCGCGCTCGCAGCCTGGGGCTTCACGATCGGCGCCTACTTCCCGCTGCAGCAGTCCATGCTCATGCGGATCGCCACGGATCGCACCCGCACGCTCGCCAGCGCCGGCGTCGTCGTCACCTTCAACGTCGGCATCGCGGCGGGCCCATGGCTCGGCGACCTCGTCGGCGGCGCGGACCGGCCCACGGGCGCGACCGCGCTCTCGGGCGGCGCAGTCCTCGTCGCCCTCGCGCTCGTCATCGCGGCGCTCGCGGCGGGCACCCGCCGCCGCGCGTAA
- a CDS encoding MerR family transcriptional regulator has product MRIGEVTARTGIPQRMLRYYEEQGLLSSERADNGYREYDHDAVERAQRVRGLIQAGLSTRMVKVVLDLEADCRATQPPSCTRGLAEELAAELHALDDRLACLAKSRDAVALYLSRSAHADLLSQ; this is encoded by the coding sequence ATGAGGATCGGCGAGGTCACGGCGCGCACCGGCATCCCGCAGCGGATGCTGCGTTATTACGAGGAGCAGGGTCTGCTGTCGTCCGAGCGCGCGGACAACGGCTACCGCGAGTACGACCACGACGCCGTCGAGCGCGCGCAGCGCGTGCGCGGACTGATCCAGGCGGGCTTGTCGACGCGCATGGTGAAAGTCGTGCTGGATCTCGAGGCGGACTGCCGTGCAACCCAACCGCCCTCGTGCACCCGCGGGCTGGCCGAAGAGCTCGCGGCCGAGCTGCATGCCCTGGACGATCGGCTGGCGTGCCTGGCGAAAAGCCGAGACGCGGTTGCGCTGTACCTCAGCCGGTCGGCTCACGCCGATCTGCTCTCACAGTGA
- the menC gene encoding o-succinylbenzoate synthase, with amino-acid sequence MPLASHAASVRLEEIELRVLQIPLVAPFTTSFGTETVREVIVVRARTDVGDGWGEIVTQSAPLYSSEYTQGAWDVATRWLAPALLDRGALAPEDVAPTLEPFVGHRMAKAGLELAVIDAALRFEGRSFASYLGGTAATIPSGVSVGIQSDRAALVETVRGYLDEGYVRIKIKIKPGRDIAETDAVRSAFPDIPLQVDANSAYTLADADLLAQLDRFGLLLIEQPLQEDDIVDHAALAQQLKTPICLDESITSVKAARDALALGATTVINVKAGRVGGYLEALRIADLCESAGIPVWCGGMLETGIGRAANAALAAHPAFTLPGDVSASARFYAQDIVTEPAVLEDGHVRVPTGPGLGVEIDPEALEAFTVARETLRV; translated from the coding sequence ATGCCGCTCGCCTCTCACGCCGCATCCGTCCGTCTCGAAGAGATCGAACTGCGGGTGCTCCAGATCCCGCTCGTCGCGCCGTTCACGACGTCGTTCGGCACCGAGACGGTGCGCGAGGTCATCGTCGTCCGCGCCCGCACCGACGTCGGCGACGGCTGGGGGGAGATCGTCACCCAGAGCGCACCCCTCTACTCGAGCGAGTACACCCAGGGCGCGTGGGACGTCGCAACGCGCTGGCTCGCCCCCGCGCTGCTCGACCGCGGCGCCCTCGCGCCCGAGGACGTCGCTCCGACGCTCGAGCCGTTCGTCGGGCACCGCATGGCGAAGGCGGGTCTCGAGCTCGCCGTCATCGACGCGGCGCTCCGCTTCGAGGGGCGCTCGTTCGCGTCGTACCTGGGCGGCACGGCGGCGACGATCCCGTCGGGGGTGAGCGTCGGCATCCAGTCCGATCGCGCGGCCCTCGTGGAGACGGTCCGCGGCTACCTCGACGAGGGCTACGTACGGATCAAGATCAAGATCAAGCCCGGCCGCGACATCGCCGAGACGGATGCCGTGCGTTCCGCCTTCCCCGACATCCCCCTGCAGGTCGACGCGAACTCCGCCTACACACTCGCCGACGCCGACCTGCTCGCGCAGCTCGACCGCTTCGGCCTGCTGCTCATCGAGCAGCCGCTGCAGGAGGACGACATCGTCGACCACGCCGCGCTCGCCCAGCAGCTGAAGACGCCGATCTGCCTCGACGAGTCGATCACGTCGGTCAAAGCCGCGCGTGACGCGCTCGCCCTCGGCGCGACGACGGTCATCAACGTGAAGGCGGGCCGCGTCGGCGGCTACCTCGAGGCACTCCGGATCGCCGATCTCTGCGAGAGCGCCGGCATCCCGGTGTGGTGCGGCGGCATGCTCGAGACCGGTATCGGCCGCGCCGCCAACGCGGCGCTCGCCGCGCACCCCGCCTTCACGCTGCCGGGCGACGTCTCGGCATCCGCTCGCTTCTACGCGCAGGACATCGTGACCGAGCCCGCCGTCCTCGAGGACGGGCACGTGCGGGTGCCGACCGGGCCGGGGCTCGGCGTCGAGATCGATCCCGAGGCGCTCGAGGCCTTCACCGTCGCTCGCGAGACCCTGCGCGTCTAG
- a CDS encoding cobalamin-independent methionine synthase II family protein: MPLETTTSGSLPRSSALIEANAARAFADDGFTLLPSPEAEELTARAVAEVVERQRSAGITLVGDGEFGKAMTNPVDYGAWWGYSFQRVSGLSLTEVNAFTEPPTLSTPGNIRLTSFLGRRDRQRFPAVYAEAVESGRIATAFPTTTGPIAYRGHEAVAADIRNLTSALRDGEQGFLTAIAPGSAARVHNDYYATDEEHIEAWADALREEYRAITDAGLILQLDDPSLAENFDQIDPEPSIADYQAFTRIRIEAINRAIEGLPKEQVRLHLCWGSWHGPHTTDVELKDILPVVLEANVGSISFEAGNVRHEHEFAVWADAEIPDDLVLVPGVVSHATNVVEHPDLVAQRIRRYTDIVGAERVIASTDCGLGGRIHPDLAWAKLDALGEGARRVG, translated from the coding sequence ATGCCCCTCGAAACCACCACCTCCGGCAGCCTCCCCCGCTCGAGCGCGCTCATCGAGGCCAATGCCGCGCGAGCGTTCGCCGACGACGGCTTCACGCTGCTTCCCAGTCCCGAGGCGGAGGAGCTCACCGCACGAGCGGTGGCCGAGGTCGTCGAACGCCAGCGCTCAGCGGGGATCACTCTCGTCGGAGACGGTGAGTTCGGCAAGGCGATGACGAACCCGGTCGACTACGGCGCGTGGTGGGGCTACTCGTTCCAACGCGTCTCCGGACTGTCCCTCACCGAGGTGAACGCGTTCACCGAGCCGCCGACCCTGTCGACTCCCGGGAACATCCGCCTGACGAGCTTCCTCGGCCGTCGCGACCGTCAGCGCTTTCCCGCGGTCTACGCCGAGGCCGTCGAATCCGGTCGCATCGCCACCGCCTTCCCGACGACGACGGGGCCGATCGCCTACCGCGGGCACGAGGCCGTGGCGGCCGACATCCGGAACCTCACGTCCGCACTTCGGGACGGCGAGCAGGGCTTCCTGACGGCGATCGCGCCGGGGTCGGCCGCGCGCGTGCACAACGACTACTACGCGACCGACGAGGAGCACATCGAGGCGTGGGCGGATGCACTCCGCGAGGAGTACCGGGCGATCACCGACGCCGGCCTCATCCTGCAGCTCGACGACCCGTCGCTCGCGGAGAACTTCGATCAGATCGACCCGGAGCCCTCGATCGCGGACTACCAGGCGTTCACCCGCATCCGCATCGAGGCCATCAACCGGGCGATCGAGGGGCTCCCGAAGGAGCAGGTGCGGCTGCACCTCTGTTGGGGCTCATGGCACGGCCCGCACACGACCGACGTCGAGCTGAAGGACATCCTCCCGGTCGTGCTCGAAGCGAACGTCGGGTCGATCTCGTTCGAGGCGGGGAACGTCCGACACGAGCACGAGTTCGCCGTCTGGGCGGATGCCGAGATCCCCGACGACCTCGTCCTCGTGCCGGGCGTCGTCAGCCACGCCACGAACGTCGTCGAGCACCCCGACCTGGTCGCGCAGCGCATCCGCCGGTACACCGACATCGTCGGCGCCGAACGCGTCATCGCCTCGACCGACTGCGGCCTGGGCGGCCGCATCCACCCCGACCTCGCGTGGGCGAAGCTCGACGCCCTCGGCGAGGGAGCCCGTCGGGTCGGCTGA
- a CDS encoding GNAT family N-acetyltransferase: MADALDIRELHTIDEMVAASGVFEAVWGSPDGGMPPNLLRALEHSGNYVVGVYDGERMVAASAAFFGPPGSRSMHSHVTGVLADAQARGIGRALKAHQREWAFAHDVGTITWTFDPLIARNAHFNLEVLGGRVTDYLVDHYGDMGDAINSGDESDRLHVAWHLASPVPTPNAADVVAVVPIPADVERLRVDDPDAAARARREVRDAFHSHLAVGLVVGGFRTGEGYLFTRS; the protein is encoded by the coding sequence ATGGCTGACGCGCTGGACATCCGCGAACTGCACACGATCGACGAGATGGTCGCGGCGAGCGGCGTCTTCGAGGCGGTCTGGGGTTCGCCGGACGGCGGGATGCCGCCGAACCTCCTGCGCGCCCTGGAGCACTCCGGCAACTACGTCGTCGGCGTCTACGACGGCGAGCGGATGGTCGCGGCATCCGCGGCGTTCTTCGGTCCGCCGGGGTCACGCAGCATGCACTCCCACGTGACCGGCGTGCTGGCCGATGCGCAGGCGCGCGGGATCGGTCGAGCGCTCAAGGCGCACCAGCGCGAGTGGGCGTTCGCGCACGACGTCGGCACGATCACGTGGACGTTCGATCCGCTCATCGCCCGGAACGCCCACTTCAACCTCGAGGTGCTCGGCGGGCGCGTGACCGACTACCTCGTCGACCACTACGGCGACATGGGCGACGCGATCAACAGCGGCGACGAGAGCGACCGGCTCCATGTCGCGTGGCATCTCGCCTCGCCGGTCCCCACCCCGAATGCCGCCGACGTGGTCGCCGTGGTCCCGATCCCGGCCGACGTCGAGCGTCTCCGCGTGGATGATCCGGATGCCGCGGCCCGGGCACGCCGCGAAGTGCGAGACGCGTTCCACTCCCACCTCGCCGTGGGCCTCGTGGTGGGCGGGTTCCGCACCGGCGAGGGGTACCTCTTCACGCGGAGCTGA
- a CDS encoding WcbI family polysaccharide biosynthesis putative acetyltransferase, producing the protein MTDPQTARRAHYAAFYGDLPAAGYGVVVGNCQAESVRLVLDSGEMPLLRMPPVHELDAADTARLHEVLAGASALVAQPVKDDYHGLPLGTRQLAASLPPSGRAVTFPVVRFTGLYPFQAALHVPGTEEVPPIVAYHDVRTLAEAAGIPVRSELSAEAVRAEAADSLAELGRREESLDVAISDLFAEPRFELVRTVNHPGNEVILEIGDRVLRALGRPGTATEPGRPLLNAVHAPRESWVIDAWDLDAEPQAAWTVNGVPVDPAEVREAHLEWYRRHPDFVRGALERLRPSVERWRR; encoded by the coding sequence ATGACCGATCCGCAGACCGCTCGCCGGGCCCACTACGCCGCGTTCTACGGTGACCTGCCCGCCGCGGGGTACGGGGTCGTCGTCGGCAACTGCCAAGCGGAATCCGTGCGTCTGGTCCTCGACTCCGGCGAGATGCCTCTGCTGCGGATGCCGCCCGTCCACGAACTGGATGCCGCTGACACCGCCCGCCTCCACGAGGTGCTCGCGGGCGCATCGGCGCTCGTCGCCCAGCCGGTGAAGGACGATTACCACGGCCTCCCGCTCGGCACCCGGCAGCTGGCGGCATCCCTCCCGCCCTCCGGGCGCGCCGTCACGTTCCCCGTCGTTCGGTTCACCGGCCTGTATCCGTTCCAGGCCGCCCTTCACGTGCCCGGGACGGAGGAGGTGCCGCCGATCGTGGCGTACCACGATGTCCGCACGCTCGCGGAGGCCGCCGGCATCCCGGTCCGGTCGGAGCTGAGTGCCGAGGCGGTGCGCGCCGAGGCGGCCGACTCGCTCGCCGAACTCGGGCGGCGCGAGGAGTCCCTCGACGTCGCGATCTCGGATCTCTTCGCCGAGCCGCGCTTCGAGCTCGTGCGCACGGTGAACCACCCCGGCAACGAGGTGATCCTCGAGATCGGCGACCGCGTCCTCCGCGCGCTCGGACGCCCGGGCACCGCGACCGAGCCCGGCCGGCCGCTCCTCAACGCGGTGCACGCGCCCCGCGAGTCGTGGGTGATCGATGCGTGGGACCTCGACGCCGAGCCGCAGGCCGCCTGGACCGTGAACGGGGTTCCGGTCGATCCAGCCGAGGTCCGCGAGGCGCACCTCGAGTGGTACCGGCGGCATCCCGATTTCGTGCGCGGTGCTCTCGAGCGGCTGCGGCCGAGTGTCGAGCGCTGGCGGCGCTGA
- the purU gene encoding formyltetrahydrofolate deformylase, protein MTSPAPQLHPDHACLIVHGKDSPGIIAAVSAMITRIGGNIVQFDQYSDDPRGGAYFQRVVFYRPDFAGQRPVIETEIADTLKPFDLEWSLTDQSVPKRMAILSSKQDHCLLDLLWRNRRGELPTSIPMVISNHTSSADDVRSFGVPFFHVPSTPGPDKSASEAKILELLKGNVDFVVLARYMQILSPEFLDELGVPVINIHHSFLPAFIGAEPYRKAKERGVKLIGATSHYVTGDLDEGPIIEQDTIRVTHADTTAELVRRGADVERQVLSRAVRWHSEDRVIRHGNHTIVF, encoded by the coding sequence ATGACGTCGCCCGCCCCGCAGCTCCACCCCGACCACGCCTGCCTCATCGTGCACGGCAAGGACAGCCCGGGGATCATCGCCGCCGTCTCGGCGATGATCACGCGGATCGGCGGCAACATCGTGCAGTTCGACCAGTACTCCGATGACCCGCGCGGTGGAGCGTACTTCCAGCGCGTCGTCTTCTACCGCCCCGACTTCGCCGGCCAGCGCCCCGTCATCGAGACGGAGATCGCCGACACGCTGAAGCCGTTCGACCTCGAGTGGTCGCTCACCGACCAGTCCGTGCCCAAGCGGATGGCGATCCTGTCGTCGAAGCAGGACCACTGCCTGCTCGATCTGCTGTGGCGGAACCGCCGCGGTGAGCTGCCCACCAGCATCCCGATGGTGATCTCGAACCACACCTCGTCGGCGGATGACGTGCGCTCGTTCGGCGTCCCGTTCTTCCACGTTCCGTCGACGCCGGGGCCCGACAAGTCGGCCTCGGAGGCGAAGATCCTCGAGCTGCTGAAGGGCAACGTCGACTTCGTGGTGCTCGCGCGGTACATGCAGATTCTGTCGCCGGAGTTCCTCGACGAGCTGGGTGTGCCGGTCATCAACATCCACCACTCGTTCCTGCCCGCCTTCATCGGCGCCGAGCCGTACCGCAAGGCGAAGGAGCGGGGCGTCAAGCTCATCGGCGCGACGAGCCACTACGTCACCGGCGACCTCGACGAGGGCCCGATCATCGAGCAGGACACGATCCGCGTCACGCACGCCGACACGACCGCCGAGCTCGTCCGTCGCGGCGCCGACGTCGAGCGCCAGGTGCTCTCGCGCGCCGTCCGCTGGCACTCCGAGGACCGCGTCATCCGCCACGGGAACCACACGATCGTCTTCTGA
- a CDS encoding 2'-5' RNA ligase family protein: protein MTAVRGAPVVSIELEFDAATERAVRAEWQALADAGLSSLAAHTSPSNAPHVTLLVRSAVSLSSVPLPAAFPVTLGALVLFGAGERRVLARSVVPSAELLALHAAVHAAAGPGADAPHTAPGEWMPHVTLARRIKVADLERALPLLGDPIEGTARGLRRWDAASATVTELGEFAG from the coding sequence GTGACCGCGGTGCGCGGTGCGCCGGTCGTCAGCATCGAGCTCGAGTTCGATGCGGCGACCGAGCGTGCCGTGCGCGCGGAGTGGCAGGCGCTCGCCGACGCCGGGCTGTCGAGTCTCGCGGCGCACACCTCGCCCTCGAACGCGCCGCACGTGACGCTGCTCGTGCGTTCCGCTGTGTCGCTGTCGTCGGTGCCGCTGCCCGCGGCGTTCCCCGTGACGCTCGGTGCCCTGGTGCTGTTCGGGGCGGGGGAGCGGCGTGTGCTCGCCCGCTCGGTCGTGCCCTCGGCCGAGTTGCTCGCCCTGCACGCCGCCGTGCACGCCGCGGCCGGTCCGGGTGCCGACGCTCCGCACACCGCGCCGGGCGAGTGGATGCCACACGTCACCCTCGCGCGCCGGATCAAAGTCGCCGACCTCGAGCGCGCGCTGCCCCTGCTGGGGGACCCGATAGAGGGTACGGCGCGCGGGCTGCGGCGGTGGGACGCGGCATCCGCCACCGTCACCGAGCTCGGGGAATTCGCAGGCTGA
- a CDS encoding M13-type metalloendopeptidase, with amino-acid sequence MTENTLPSGIDLDELSTEVRPQDDLFRHVNGSWLERTDIPEDKARWGSFHLIAEQAEKDVKTIIEESTDAEPGTETRKIGDLYASFMDTDAIEEKGAEAVAPQLALVDRITGIPTLLSTAGSLEREGVPGIFGTYIEPDPGNPTRYVMFLVQGGLSLPDESYYRLDNFEKTRVAFRAYVAKVFTLAGVENAEEQADRVVALETQIASHHWDNVRSRDAVATYNLMSWDAVVQLTGADLAPWRDAVAPGKAGIIEEVDVNQPSFFEGLGTLLAEDRLEDWKAWLRLQVIRSSAPFLSQAFVDANFAFYGTEMTGVPVNRERWKRGVSLVEAALGEAVGKVYVERHFPPRAKEEMDVLVDNLIEAYRQSISSLEWMTPATRERALEKLEAFTPKVGYPVKWKDYSALEVDASDLIGNVRRSNAWQHDEQLAKLGAPIDRDEWFMTPQTVNAYYNPLMNEIVFPAAILQFPFFDMERDPAANYGGIGAVIGHEIGHGFDDQGSAFDGTGALNDWWTDEDRASFTERTKTLIEQYNELVPRGLSEDNTVNGALTIGENIGDLGGLGIAIKAYRLHLQTTGSTDADGPVIDGLTGIQRLLLSWGQIWQQKGRDAETIRLLTIDPHSPNEFRCNQIVRNIDEFYAAFDVTEADELWLDQDKRVTIW; translated from the coding sequence ATGACCGAGAACACCCTTCCCTCCGGCATCGACCTCGACGAACTGAGCACCGAGGTCCGGCCGCAGGACGACCTGTTCCGCCACGTGAACGGCTCGTGGCTCGAGCGCACCGACATCCCCGAGGACAAGGCGCGCTGGGGCTCCTTCCACCTCATCGCCGAACAGGCCGAGAAGGACGTCAAGACGATCATCGAAGAGTCGACGGATGCCGAGCCGGGCACCGAGACCCGCAAGATCGGCGACCTCTACGCGAGCTTCATGGACACCGACGCGATCGAGGAGAAGGGCGCCGAGGCGGTTGCGCCCCAGCTCGCGCTCGTCGATCGGATCACCGGCATCCCGACCCTGCTGAGCACCGCGGGGTCGCTCGAACGCGAGGGCGTGCCGGGGATCTTCGGCACCTACATCGAGCCCGACCCGGGCAACCCGACGCGGTACGTGATGTTCCTCGTGCAGGGCGGGCTGTCGCTCCCCGACGAGAGCTACTACCGTCTCGACAACTTCGAGAAGACGCGTGTCGCGTTCCGCGCCTATGTCGCGAAGGTCTTCACCCTCGCCGGTGTCGAGAACGCCGAAGAGCAGGCCGACCGCGTCGTCGCCCTCGAGACGCAGATCGCCTCGCACCACTGGGACAACGTCCGCAGCCGCGACGCCGTCGCGACCTACAACCTGATGTCGTGGGATGCCGTCGTCCAGCTCACGGGCGCCGACCTGGCGCCCTGGCGCGACGCCGTCGCCCCCGGCAAGGCAGGCATCATCGAGGAGGTCGACGTCAACCAGCCGAGCTTCTTCGAGGGTCTCGGCACGCTCCTCGCCGAGGACCGGCTCGAGGACTGGAAAGCGTGGCTGCGGCTGCAGGTCATCCGCTCGTCGGCGCCATTCCTGTCGCAGGCGTTCGTCGACGCGAACTTCGCGTTCTACGGCACCGAGATGACCGGCGTGCCCGTGAACCGCGAGCGCTGGAAGCGGGGCGTCTCGCTCGTCGAGGCCGCGCTCGGCGAGGCCGTGGGCAAGGTGTACGTCGAGCGTCACTTCCCGCCGCGCGCGAAGGAGGAGATGGACGTCCTCGTCGACAACCTCATCGAGGCGTACCGGCAGTCGATCTCGTCGCTCGAGTGGATGACGCCCGCCACGCGCGAGCGCGCTCTCGAGAAGCTCGAGGCGTTCACCCCGAAGGTCGGCTACCCGGTGAAGTGGAAGGACTACTCGGCTCTCGAGGTCGACGCATCCGACCTCATCGGCAACGTCCGCCGCTCGAACGCGTGGCAGCACGACGAGCAGCTCGCGAAGCTCGGCGCCCCGATCGACCGCGACGAGTGGTTCATGACGCCGCAGACGGTCAACGCGTACTACAACCCGCTCATGAACGAGATCGTCTTCCCCGCCGCGATCCTGCAGTTCCCGTTCTTCGACATGGAGCGCGACCCGGCCGCCAACTACGGCGGCATCGGCGCGGTCATCGGTCACGAGATCGGCCACGGCTTCGACGACCAGGGGAGCGCGTTCGACGGCACCGGCGCGCTCAACGACTGGTGGACCGACGAGGACCGCGCATCGTTCACCGAGCGCACGAAGACGCTCATCGAGCAATACAACGAGCTCGTGCCGCGGGGGCTGTCGGAGGACAACACCGTCAACGGCGCGCTGACCATCGGTGAGAACATCGGCGATCTCGGCGGCCTCGGCATCGCGATCAAGGCGTACCGACTGCACCTGCAGACCACCGGGTCGACGGATGCCGACGGCCCCGTCATCGACGGACTCACCGGCATCCAGCGACTGCTTCTCAGCTGGGGCCAGATCTGGCAGCAGAAGGGGCGGGATGCCGAGACGATCCGCCTGCTCACGATCGACCCGCACTCGCCCAACGAGTTCCGCTGCAACCAGATCGTCCGCAACATCGACGAGTTCTACGCGGCGTTCGATGTGACCGAGGCCGACGAGCTTTGGCTCGATCAGGACAAGCGCGTCACCATCTGGTGA